In the Agelaius phoeniceus isolate bAgePho1 chromosome 11, bAgePho1.hap1, whole genome shotgun sequence genome, one interval contains:
- the TRH gene encoding thyrotropin releasing hormone isoform X1, translating into MNNHLVLIMKNLDALKDKKQTERLVTEMRKDPKRLQSLQQCHICFSVSGNIAVIARFACSILLPCCSLSNGSCRNPCPTMPSIQLPLLLLFLTSCGVCFNGEHLLPDKSENMGESPLEDILQRSESLILQSVLKKAEKEEINKESIAPLLQGLSKRQHPGEKYLGNLEKRQHPGKRDVEEETSYGDIQKRQHPGKREMEDDLDVYLELKRQQPPSRKSLLDQFAYSPRAQLTYMNELSKGEHPGRRYPMYRHQRPSKRGWNYEVDEYGEKRQHPGKRYWNSDSSDDTGPCNFQESLTCHKGNLLLDLVEDVSRDRVEEKRQHPGKRSAWESETEE; encoded by the exons ATGAACAACCACCTGGTTTTAATTATGAAGAATTTAGACGCTTTGAAGGATAAAAAACAAACTGAGAGGTTAGTAACAGAAATGAGGAAAGACCCTAAGAGACTTCAATCCCTGCAGCAGTGCCATATTTGTTTTTCAGTGTCTGGAAATATTGCTGTTATTGCTAGGTTTGCTtgctccatcctcctcccctGTTGTTCTCTGTCCAATGGAAGTTGCAGGAACCCCTGTCCCACAATGCCATCCATCCAGCTGCCCCTGCTACTCCTCTTCTTGACCTCGTGTGGTGTTTGCTTCAATGGGGAACATCTCCTTCCAGACAAGAGTGAGAACATGGGAGAAAGTCCCCTGGAAGACATCCTTCAGAGATCTGAAAGCCTCATTCTTCAGTCAGTCCTCAAGAAAGCTGAAAAGGAAGAGATTAATAAAG AATCAATTGCCCCTCTGCTACAAGGGCTTTCCAAAAGACAACACCCTGGGGAAAAGTACCTAGGTAACCTGGAGAAGAGACAGCATCCTGGAAAAAGAGATGTTGAGGAAGAGACATCTTATGGAGACATTCAGAAGAGGCAGCATCCAGGAAAAAGGGAGATGGAAGATGACCTTGATGTCTATCTGGAGCTGAAAAGGCAACAGCCTCCCAGCAGAAAGTCACTGTTGGATCAGTTTGCTTACAGCCCTAGGGCACAGCTAACCTACATGAATGAGTTATCCAAAGGAGAACATCCAGGCAGAAGATATCCGATGTACAGGCACCAGCGTCCTAGCAAAAGAGGCTGGAATTATGAGGTAGACGAATATGGTGAGAAACGCCAGCATCCTGGAAAAAGGTACTGGAATTCTGACAGCTCAGATGACACAGGTCCCTGCAACTTTCAGGAGTCACTCACTTGTCACAAAGGCAACTTGTTGCTTGATTTAGTAGAAGATGTTAGCAGAGACAGGGTAGAAGAAAAGCGTCAGCACCCAGGAAAGAGATCAGCATGGGAAAGCGAAACAGaggaatga
- the TRH gene encoding thyrotropin releasing hormone isoform X2, translated as MPSIQLPLLLLFLTSCGVCFNGEHLLPDKSENMGESPLEDILQRSESLILQSVLKKAEKEEINKESIAPLLQGLSKRQHPGEKYLGNLEKRQHPGKRDVEEETSYGDIQKRQHPGKREMEDDLDVYLELKRQQPPSRKSLLDQFAYSPRAQLTYMNELSKGEHPGRRYPMYRHQRPSKRGWNYEVDEYGEKRQHPGKRYWNSDSSDDTGPCNFQESLTCHKGNLLLDLVEDVSRDRVEEKRQHPGKRSAWESETEE; from the exons ATGCCATCCATCCAGCTGCCCCTGCTACTCCTCTTCTTGACCTCGTGTGGTGTTTGCTTCAATGGGGAACATCTCCTTCCAGACAAGAGTGAGAACATGGGAGAAAGTCCCCTGGAAGACATCCTTCAGAGATCTGAAAGCCTCATTCTTCAGTCAGTCCTCAAGAAAGCTGAAAAGGAAGAGATTAATAAAG AATCAATTGCCCCTCTGCTACAAGGGCTTTCCAAAAGACAACACCCTGGGGAAAAGTACCTAGGTAACCTGGAGAAGAGACAGCATCCTGGAAAAAGAGATGTTGAGGAAGAGACATCTTATGGAGACATTCAGAAGAGGCAGCATCCAGGAAAAAGGGAGATGGAAGATGACCTTGATGTCTATCTGGAGCTGAAAAGGCAACAGCCTCCCAGCAGAAAGTCACTGTTGGATCAGTTTGCTTACAGCCCTAGGGCACAGCTAACCTACATGAATGAGTTATCCAAAGGAGAACATCCAGGCAGAAGATATCCGATGTACAGGCACCAGCGTCCTAGCAAAAGAGGCTGGAATTATGAGGTAGACGAATATGGTGAGAAACGCCAGCATCCTGGAAAAAGGTACTGGAATTCTGACAGCTCAGATGACACAGGTCCCTGCAACTTTCAGGAGTCACTCACTTGTCACAAAGGCAACTTGTTGCTTGATTTAGTAGAAGATGTTAGCAGAGACAGGGTAGAAGAAAAGCGTCAGCACCCAGGAAAGAGATCAGCATGGGAAAGCGAAACAGaggaatga
- the RBSN gene encoding LOW QUALITY PROTEIN: rabenosyn-5 (The sequence of the model RefSeq protein was modified relative to this genomic sequence to represent the inferred CDS: deleted 1 base in 1 codon), translating into MAQRSPRPQPALQLPAAGTGRGRPALETVTGRPGAEAVPDDDAAPASRQPLRAARAAAMASGCPAAFGDPTEVREGFLCPLCLKDLQAFRQLQAHYEEQHSGEDRDVRAQLRNLVQKAKRAKKKLLKQEDDDRTDSGSQERYESFSYGGVDPYMWEPQEVGAMRSHLSEFKKHRAARIDHYVVEVNKLIIRLEKLTSFDRANTESAKIRAIEKSVVPWVSDQDVPFCPDCGSKFSIRNRRHHCRLCGSIMCKKCMEFVSLPLASKLTSASREALGSHTSPNSSPSSVHGSRRGSISSISSVSSVLDEKDDERIRCCQHCKDTLLKREQQIDEKEYTPEIVKLYEKLRLCMEKVDQKAPEYIRMAESLNAGESAYNLDHANDLRVEIQKMYEFIDALSKKILSLGLHEDPQPHPKILQLQRMIRYSATLFVQEKLLGLMSLPTKDQYEELKKRRLNMVALEAQGRQEEKQKEFISISASAVNGDETHIKKETVKKSEGWLPTSSISRESERADPLLQQIDNITSFIKQAKAANRIDEVHTLQENLMQLQDEYDQQQTLKAIELSKKQAEEEEIQREELQVLREKEWEREHHKFMSQHSRTRSLDFREVKQHLDVTWIKGDTSFETPVVEQLPAKEHSTFTLKPQNVPQCDKDRDQPACLNPFEDEADTPRAEEDPANPFAKDSSPVVSFSNTAQQSDKKEYNPFESEEEDEQSNGALGSTLNPFEEDENPFEKPGGSWNSGNPFEEGSSINPFEVEDGSEISGEEAIEEELLLQQIDNIKAYIFDAKHSGRLDEVEVLTENLKELKHTLAKQKEKSNC; encoded by the exons ATGGCTCAGCGCTCGCCCCGCCCTCAGCCG GCTCTGCAGCTCCCGGCAGCCGGGACGGGCCGCGGCCGCCCTGCTTTGGAGACAGTCACTGGCCGCCCGGGCGCTGAG GCGGTGCCTGATGACGATGCGGCCCCCGCATCCCGGCAGCCGCTGAGGGCAGCACGCGCGGCCGCGATGGCGTCGGGCTGCCCGGCGGCCTTCGGGGACCCGACCGAAGTGCGCGAGGGCTTCCTGTGCCCGCTGTGCCTGAAGGATCTCCAGGCGTTCCGGCAGCTCCAGGCGCATTACGAGGAGCAGCACTCGGGCGAAGACCGGGACGTCAGGGCGCAGCTCCGAA atttagtCCAGAAAGCCAAAAGAGCAAAGAAGAAATTGCTGAAACAAGAAGATGATGACAGAACTGATTCTGGATCTCAGGAACGATATGAGTCATTCAGCTATGGTGGAGTAGATCCATACATGTGGGAGCCCCAGGAAGTAG GTGCTATGAGAAGCCATCTTTCTGAATTCAAGAAACACCGAGCAGCCAGGATTGATCACTATGTAGTTGAAGTCAATAAGTTAATAATCAGGTTAGAAAAG CTTACATCATTTGACAGAGCAAACACTGAGTCAGCTAAAATAAGAG CTATAGAGAAGTCTGTTGTGCCTTGGGTCAGTGATCAGGATGTTCCGTTTTGCCCAGACTGTGGCAGTAAGTTCAGTATCCGAAACCGACGTCACCACTGCCGCCTTTGTGGGTCTATTATGTGCAAGAAGTGCATGGAATTTGTCAGTCTTCCTTTGGCAA GCAAACTCACTAGTGCCAGCAGAGAGGCCTTGGGTTCTCATACAAGCCCAAACTCCTCACCCAGCAGTGTCCACGGCTCCCGCCGTGGCAGCATTAGCAGCATAAGCAGCGTGAGCTCTGTTCTGGATGAGAAGGATGATGAACGAATACGTTGTTGTCAGCACTGTAAAGACACCCTGTTGAAAAGAGAGCAACAGATTGATGAGAAAGAATACACACCAGAGATTGTGAAACTCTATGAG AAACTCCGACTCTGCATGGAGAAGGTGGACCAGAAGGCACCAGAATACATAAGGATGGCCGAATCACTAAA TGCTGGGGAGTCAGCCTACAACCTTGATCATGCTAATGACTTGAGGGTGGAGATTCAAAAAATGTATGAATTTATAGATGCATTAAG TAAGAAGATTTTGAGTCTAGGCTTGCATGAAGATCCTCAACCTCATCCTAAAATACTACAACTTCAGCGAATGATAAGATATTCAGCTACACTTTTTGTTCAG GAAAAACTGCTTGGCCTAATGTCCCTGCCCACTAAGGATCAGTATGAAGAACTGAAGAAGAGAAGACTGAATATG GTTGCTCTTGAAGCACAGGGAAGAcaagaggaaaagcagaaggaGTTTATCTCCATATCTGCATCTGCAGTTAATGGTGATGAAACTcacataaaaaaagaaacagtcaAAAAATCTGAAGGCTGGTTACCCACATCTAGCATTTCAagagagagcgagagagcaGACCCACTTCTTCAGCAGATTGACAATATCACATCCTTTATTAAGCAAGCAAAGGCAGCTAATAGGATAGATGAGGTCCATACGTTGCAAGAGAACCTGATGCAGCTTCAGGATGAATACGATCAACAACAAACTCTTAAAGCTATTGAGCTTTCTAAAAAACaggcagaagaggaggagatACAGAGAGAGGAACTTCAGGTCCTTCGTGAAAAAGAGTGGGAAAGAGAGCACCATAAATTCATGTCTCAGCATTCAAGGACACGCTCCTTAGACTTTAGAGAAGTCAAACAGCATTTGGATGTTACTTGGATCAAAGGGGACACGAGTTTTGAAACTCCTGTTGTTGAGCAGCTGCCAGCAAAAGAGCACTCCACCTTCACACTCAAACCCCAGAATGTCCCACAGTGTGACAAGGACCGTGATCAGCCAGCCTGTCTAAACCCCTTTGAGGATGAAGCAGATACCCCTCGAGCAGAAGAAGATCCTGCTAATCCATTCGCCAAAGACAGCTCTCCAGTGGTTTCTTTCTCTAACACAGCTCAGCAAAGTGATAAAAAAGAATATAATCCATTTGAaagtgaggaggaggatgaacaAAGTAATGGAGCACTTGGCAGTACTTTAAACCCTTTTGAAGAGGATGAAAATCCATTTGAAAAGCCTGGGGGCAGTTGGAATTCAGGGAATCCATTTGAAGAGGGATCCTCTATCAATCCCTTTGAAGTGGAGGATGGCAGTGAGATCTCTGGAGAGGAGGCTATAGAGGAAGAACTGCTTCTCCAACAGATAGATAATATTAAAGCTTATATATTTGATGCCAAACATAGTGGACGACTGGATGAGGTGGAGGTACTGACAGAGAACTTAAAGGAACTGAAACACACCTTAGCAAAGCAGAAGGAGAAATCTAACTGTTGA